The Ornithinibacillus sp. 4-3 region AGAAACACGACATGATGTTGTAGCATTTACACGCGCAGTATCAGAAACATTAGGAGAAGAAAGAAAGTGGATGCACTATGGTCTAACTTCAACAGATGTTGTTGACACAGCACTTTCCTATCTTTTAAAACAAGCAAATGAGATTTTAAGAAAAGATTTACAACGTTTTATCACTATTTTAGAAGTGAAAGCGAAAGAGCATAAACATACGGTTATGATGGGACGTACACATGGAGTACATGCGGAGCCAACAACATTCGGTTTAAAAATGGCTTTATGGTATGAAGAAATGAAGCGTAACCTAGAACGTTTTGAATTTGCTGCAAAAAATGTGGAATTTGGTAAGATCTCTGGAGCAGTTGGAACGTATGCTAATATTGATCCATTTGTAGAGGAATATGTTTGCTCTAAGTTAGGTACATCACCAGCACCAGTATCAACTCAAACATTACAGCGGGACCGTCATGCAGCTTACCTATCTACATTAGCATTGATTGCAACATCCATAGAAAAATTTGCAACAGAAATTCGTGGATTACAAAAAACAGAAACAAGAGAGGTAGAAGAACGTTTTGCAAAAGGACAAAAAGGATCTTCAGCTATGCCACATAAACGTAATCCAATTGGTTCGGAAAACATGACAGGGATGGCTCGTGTTATTCGTGGTTATATGGTGACAGCTTATGAAAATGTTTCCTTATGGCATGAGCGTGATATTTCACATTCTTCCGCTGAGCGTATCATTCTACCAGACGCAACCATTGCACTAGATTACATGCTACACCGTTTTGGTAATATTGTGGAGAACTTAACGGTATTTCCTGAAAATATGAAGCGTAATATGAATCGTACATACGGTGTTATATTCTCCCAACGTGTATTGCTATCCTTAATTGATAAAGGAATGGCACGTGAGGAAGCCTACGATATCGTTCAGCCAAAAGCAATGGAAGCTTGGGAAACAGCTACGCCTTTTAAAGCATTAATAGAACAGGAAGCACGTATTACAAGCAAATTAACACAAGAAGAAATTGATGATTGCTTTGACTATACCTATCATTTGAAGAATGTCGATCAAATCTTTACAAAAATTGGACTGGCCTAGGAGGAATTCTAGCATGGAGCTTGAGCTTTTATATGAAGGAAAAGCAAAGAAAGTCTATCAATCGAGTATGAATGAAAATCATCTGATTCTCTCGTATAAAAATGATGCAACAGCTTTTAATGGGGAGAAAAAAGCTCAATTTACTGGAAAAGGAAGACTTAATAATGAGATCTCATCCATTCTTTTCAAAGCATTAGAAGAAAGAGGAATCGAGTCACATTTTATTAAGCAATTGGATTCCATTACCCAGATGGTTCAAAAAACAGATATTATTCCGTTAGAAGTGGTTATTCGAAATATTGCTACTGGCAGTATTACAAAACGTTTGGCAATTCCTGAAAAATCTCCTTTTGAACCAGCGCTCGTTGAACTATTTTATAAGAATGATGAATTAGGTGATCCATTGATTAACGATGAGGAAGCCATTTATTTAACAAACCTTACAGTAGAGAATTTGAATGAGATCAAGGAAAAAGCAAGAAGTATTAATCAAGTGCTAACAGAGATTTTCGCTACTATAGGTGTTCGATTGATTGATTTTAAATTGGAATTTGGTAGAAATCAAGATGGGGAAATTATACTTTCCGATGAGATATCACCAGATACATGTAGGTTATGGGACATGAATACAAATGAAAAGCTCGACAAAGATGTTTTTCGTCAAGGCACAGGGGATTTAATCACTGTATATGAAGAAATATTAAATCGTTTGGAGGAACAGTTATGAGAAAAGTTCAGGTTTATATTACATTAAAACATGGTGTATTAGATCCGCAGGGAAAAGCGATAAAAACCTCTCTTGATTCTTTAGGGTATCCAGATATAGAAGATGTTCGAGTTGGAAAATATGTAGAACTGCAAGTAAAGGAAGGGCCAGAGTTAGAATCAAAAGTAATACAAATGTGTGAACAGTTATTGGCTAACCCTGTAATTGAAGATTATCGTATTGAACTAGAGGAGGCTTAATAGTCATGAAAGTGGCAGTTATTGTTTTTCCAGGTTCCAATTGTGATATGGATATGTATCATGCAGCTAAGGAGATTGTTGGGGCTGAAGCGATCCTTGTTTGGTACACAGATACACATTTATTAGAAGATGTAGATGGGATTCTTATACCAGGTGGTTTCTCTTATGGCGATTATCTACGCTGCGGTGCTATGGCAGCTAACTCAGATATAATGAGCAAAATCAAGGAACACGCAGAAAAAGGAAAACCAGTATTAGGTGTTTGTAATGGCTTTCAAATATTAACAGAAGCTGGACTTCTACCAGGTGCATTAATGCGCAATAAGAACCTTTCTTTTATGTGTCATTATGAAGAATTAGTTGTTGAAGATAATGAGTCAGCTTTTACTACTTTATATGAAGAGAAAGAAATAGTCCGTTTCCCAATTGCTCATGGAGAAGGCAACTATTTCTGTGATGAGGAAACATTAAAGGAGTTAAGAGCCAACAATCAAATTGCCTTTACATATAAAAACAATCCGAATGGCTCTGTTGCAGATATTGCTGGTATTCGTAATAAAGCTGGTAATGTGCTTGGTATGATGCCGCATCCAGAACGGGCTGTGGAAGTATTATTAGGAAGTGAAGACGGCTTAAGGCTATTTCAATCTATGATTGCGAATTGGAGGAGCGGCAATGCAGTTAACGCATAATATTGATCCAAAGACAATTGAACAAGAGCAAATGTACCGTGAAATGGGTTTAAGTGATAAGGAGTTTGAGAAAATCAAAGTAATTCTTGGCCGTCGTCCCAATTTTACAGAAACGGGTATCTTTTCTGTTATGTGGTCAGAGCATTGTAGCTATAAAACATCAAAACCACTGCTAAGAAAGTTTCCGACAGAAGGTCCGCATGTTCTGCAAGGTCCAGGAGAAGGCGCTGGGGTAATTGATATTGGCGATGAGCAGGCAGTTGTTTTTAAAGTAGAAAGTCATAATCATCCATCTGCTATAGAACCATATCAAGGTGCAGCAACAGGTGTTGGTGGAATTATCCGTGATGTATTCTCTATGGGCGCTCGTCCCATTGCGTTAATGAACTCGCTACGTTTTGGACTGTTAACAACAAATCGTAGTAAGTATCTCTTTTCAGAAGTTGTTGCGGGTATTGCTGGTTATGGGAACTGTGTCGGTGTTCCAACAGTGGGGGGAGAGATACAATTTGATGAAAGCTATGAAGATAATCCACTTGTAAATGCAATGTGTGTTGGACTGATTAATCATCAGGATATACAAAAAGGAATTGCCGCGGGTATTGGTAATACTATTTTATACGCTGGAGCTCCAACATGCAGGGACGGTATTCATGGTGCTACCTTTGCCTCAGATGACTTAACAGAGGATTCTAATAAAGATCGTCCAGCTGTACAGGTTGGTGATCCTTTTCTAGGTAAATTATTAGTTGAAGCATGCTTAGAAGTAATTCATTCTGATGCACTTGTAGGGATACAAGATATGGGTGCTGCAGGCTTAACCTCATCTGCAAGCGAAATGGCAAGTAAAGCTGGGAATGGAATAGAAATGAATTTGGATCTCATCCCGCAACGTGAGCAAAATATGACTGCTTATGAGATGATGCTTTCTGAATCTCAAGAGCGTATGCTGCTTTGTGTAAAATCAGGTCATGAGCAAGAAATTATAGCTATTTTTGAAAAATATGGACTGCAATCTGTTCCTGTTGGAAAAGTGATCGAAGAAAAAGTTTTTCGTATTACACATCATGATGAGATTGTAGCGAATATTCCTGTTGATTCTTTAGCAGATGATGCGCCAGTATATCATCTTCCATCAAAGGAAGCCGCATTTTATAAAGCATTTCAGCAAATGGATGTTAAAACACCAATTGTAGAGAATTATGGAGAAACTTTAAAACAATTATTACAACGCCCAACCATTGCAAGTAAAGAATGGGTCTATGATCAATATGATTCAATGGTACAAACTAATACAGTTGTTAGTCCGGGATCCGATGCAGCAGTAATTCGTATTAAAGGTACGGATAAAGCATTGGCAATTACAACCGACTGTAACTCTCGCTATATTTACTTAGATCCAGAGAAAGGTGGAAAAATTGCTGTTGCAGAAGCTGCTCGTAATATTATTTGCTCAGGAGCAAAGCCATTGGGATTAACAGACGGGCTAAACTTTGGAAATCCAACAAATCCAGAAATCTTTTGGCAAATGGAAAAAACGGTAGACGGGATGAGCGCTGCATGTAAAGCGCTACAAACACCTGTTATCAGTGGGAATGTTTCTTTATATAATCAATCCAAAGGTAAATCTATATATCCAACACCAATTGTTGGCATGGTTGGATTACATGAATCCACTGCACATATTACATCAAGCTTTTTCCAAGAATCTGGTGATTTCATTTATCTTATTGGTGAAACGTATAACGAGTTTGGTGGCAGTGAACTACAATTTATCCATGATGGAAAATATGCAGGAAAAGCGCCACACATAGATTTAGATGTCGAAGTAAAGCGTCAGGAAAAGCTACTTTCTTTAATCCAGCAAGGTAAGATTCAATCAGCACATGATCTTACAGAAGGTGGTTTAGGAGTTGCTTTAGCAGAATCCCTATTCTCAGCTCCATCACTTGGTGCAGAAATAACTCTTTCAGGTGATACAACGATTATGCTATTTAGTGAAACACAATCACGCTTTCTTGTTACTGTAAAACCTGAGAACCAAGCCACATTTGAAGCTGTATTTGCGGATGCTGCAAAACTCGGTCAAGTCACAGCAGATGCTCAGTTAACAATAACAGCAAATAATGAAATTATTCTCCAGGAAGATGTTGCTACGTTAAAGGCACTTTGGAAAGGGGCTATTCCATGCTTGCTGAAATCAAAAGTATAAACGAAGAATGCGGTGTATTCGGTATTTGGGGTCATGATAAAGCAGCAGAATTAACCTATTATGGATTACATTCCATGCAGCATCGTGGGCAAGAAGGTGCTGGAATTGTTGTCAGTAAAGAAGGCAGATTAAAAGGATTTAAACAGCTTGGACTGGTTAATGATGTCTTTAAACACATTAATTTTGATGATTTTAATGGCAGGATCGGCTTAGGACATGTTCGTTACGCAACACAAGGTGGGAACGAACTTGCGAATGTGCAACCACTTGTTTTCCAATCTCTTACTGGTGGGATGGCATTAGCACATAATGGAAACTTAATAAATGCAACAAAATTACGTGAAACGCTTGAAAAAAAGGGGAGTATTTTTCAAACAACCTCTGATACAGAAGTATTGGCTCATTTGATTAAGCGAGATGGTGTAGTGAATGAAGCAACTATTACTAATGCACTTAATCATGTAAAAGGGGCGTATGCCTATTTGGTATTAGAAGATGACACCTTATATGCTGCTTTAGATCCTGATGGCATTAGACCACTTTCTATAGGCAAATTAGAAGATGCATATGTCATTGCTTCAGAAACCTGTGCATTTGATCAAATTGGAGCAACATTTGAACGAGATGTATTGCCTGGAGAGTTAATCAAAATTAATCAGAATGGGCTTACATCCTCTCGATTTGCATCACCTAAAAAAAGAAATCTATGTGCAATGGAATATGTCTATTTTTCTCGACCAGATAGTAATTTGAACAATGTTAATGTTCATGCTTCACGTAAACAAATGGGAAAAGAATTGGCCAAGGAAGCATACATTGATGTGGATTTAGTAATTGGTGTGCCAGATTCTAGTATTTCAGCAGCTATTGGATATGCAGAAGAAAGTAAACTTCCTTATGAGATGGGAATTATCAAAAATCGTTACGTTGGAAGAACATTTATTCAGCCTTCACAGGAACTAAGAGAGCTTGGCGTGAAAATGAAGCTTGCACCTGTCCGGAGTATAGTAGAAGGAAAGCGTATCGTGATGATTGATGATTCCATTGTTCGAGGAACGACGAGCAAAAGAATTGTAAAAATGTTGAAGGATGCGGGAGCAAGGGAAGTCCATGTACGTATTGCCTCACCAGCTATTACAAATCCATGCTATTACGGAATCGATATGCCTACAAAGGAAGAATTACTTAGAGCAAATTATAGTGTTGAGGAAATTAGCGAAATTATTGGGGCAGATAGTCTTGCTTATCTTTCTCAACAGGGTTTAGAAAAAGCAATCATCAAAGAAGAAACGACTGATCAAGGAGTATGTATGGCCTGTATGACAGGTAATTATCCTTTGGCTGTAACAGATGACATATAAAATTATTTGATAAGTACCCTAAATTTTAGTTTTATATCTATTATTTAGGGTCCTTTTTATTTAATGAAAAATTTCCACCTAATTACACAGATAGGCAGTATCCATTAAACATGAAAACTATGCTATAATCATAACCATTAAGAAATGAAAGGAGCATAAACTATGTGTTGCTCTTGTTACTCAGTAGTTGATCATATCCTTATCTAAACAGAAAATATTTTAGATAAGGAGAATAAAAAATGTTAATTCAAAATCAAATGATTCAAACAATAAAAGATAAATGTATTACGGATGAGCTAGTAGCTGCAAGTATGATGTATGGTTCTTTCACAAAGGGTGAAGGAGATAGATACTCAGATATTGAGTTTTATATTTTTATCAAAAATACTGATATAGATGGTTTTAATTCCAAAAAATGGATTTCTGAAATTTATCCAGTAGATTTAATCTTCTACAATGAATTTGGAACAGAAGTAGTAATTTTTTCAAATATGATTCGTGGAGAATTTCATTTCCTTCCAGCGTCAAAAATAGAAATAATTAAGAGCTTCAAACCTACAGGAATCTTTCCAGATACAGCATCTATGTACATTTATGATGAAACAGAAAAATTAAAACCTCTACTTGATGATTTAGGAAGATCTGAACCAGAAAGAATTACTATGGAGAACATTAATTTTGCGTTTAATAATTTTGTAAATGCATGGATGATGGGGATCAATGTTTTAAATAGAGGAGAAGCTGCTAGAGCTTTAGAATGTTTAACATATGTCCAAAAATATATTTTACAATTAATTAGAATGAAAGAAAACAGTGTTGAGAGATGGTTAAACAGTACAAAAAATCTTGAAAAGGATATAAGCAAAAAATTTTATCAAGATTATATTTCAATAACCGCAAAATTGGAGAAAGCTGAGTTGGTAACAGCTTATACCAATGCCTTAAATCTAATGAGAGATTTATATGAAGAGTTTGAAGCTGAATATCCCGTAGATGTAGATAAACCCTTTATTGATAAGTTGTATCTTATAATAAAATAGATGTGATATGAATTCGTTTTGACTAATTGTTCAAAGCGAATTCTTTTTAAAAGAGGGAATTAAAACCTTAATTATTTTCGAGTCTTGTCCGAAGATCGATGTGATTCTGATAAGTATCGTCATATTTGTCGATAAATTAACAAGATATTCTCTTCAATATGATAATTTTTTGATATTTTGTTTGCAAATCCTCCTTCCATATATGATACTAGTCCTAGTATATTTTTAAGGGGGAAATTTTTATCATGAAGAAGGTTTTATTTTTGCTATTTGCACTAGTATTAGCTGGATTTCTAGTTGCATGTGGCGATGAGTCAGAAGAAAAAGAAATTGAAAATGTTAATTCAGAAGGGGAAAAACAGGCTGAACAAGATGATGCTGATGCTGAACAAGACGAAGCTGATAAAGACTCTGAAGAAGCAACAGATGAGGGATCTGAGGACACTGAATCAACTACATATGATGAGGTATTGCTAGATGATGAGAATGCAAAAGTTACATTAAAAAGTATTGAGAAAGTAAGCGATGATATTTTTGGTGATGAGTACCAAGTAAAAATGGAAATAGAAAATAAGCTAGACCAAACTATAGAAGTGCAGTCACGTGAAGCTTCAATTGATGGGTTTATGGTTGATGACATGGTAATCTTTAGTGAGACAGTAGCTGGAGGAAAAAAATCTAATGCTGAACTTTCTATTATGGCATTTGATGATGAACTACCTGAAATGAATGAAAATCTAGAATTTACTTTAGTGGTTTTAGATGATGGTTTTATGGATATAACTTCAGCAAATGTTAATATTGATATTAAATAATCATTGAATAATATTACTTAATTTTGTTGCCAATCCCCCAAAACTCAAGTTTTTCACCGAGTTTTGGGGGATAATTATTTTCATTTGATCATTTCTTAAATCGATAACCCACACCCCAAATCGTTTCAATTAATTGGGGGTTAGCTGGATCTTTTTCAATTTTTTCTCTGATTTTTCTAATATGCACAGTTACAGTTGAGTTATCACCTAAAGCATCATAACCCCAAATACGTTCGAAAAGCTGCTCTTTGCTGAAGACAATATTCCTATTTATTGCCAGAAAGTATAATAAATCAAATTCCTTAGCAGTAAATATTTTCTCCTCGTCATGAACTAATACTTGTCTAGATTCGCTATGGATGACTAAATCATTAATTTGAATACTGTTTTCTTTCTGTCCTTGATTGGTTAAACGATTATATCTTGCAATATGAGCTTTCACTCTAGCTACCAATTCATTTGGATTAAAAGGTTTTACAATATAATCATCAGCACCTCGATCAAACCCACGAATCTTATCTATATCTTCCTTTCTAGCTGTAACCATTAATATTGGAATCTCCAAAGTTTTTCGTAATTCTTTGGCTATAGTAAATCCATCTATTCCTGGAAGCATTAAATCTAAAAGGATAAGTTGATAGGAGTTTGTTTTAGCTAGCTGTAATCCTTCTTCACCAGTCGTCGCAATATCACTTTCAAACCCATTCACTTCCAAATAATCTTTTTCTAATTCAGCAATATTCATTTCATCTTCAATAATCAAAACTTTTTGCATTTATATCACCTTTTTTAATTTTAGATAAATACTTGTACCTTCGCCTAGCATGCTCTCTGCCCAAGCACTGCCACCATGCTTCTCCATAATTTGTTTAACAATAGATAAGCCAAGTCCACTACCACCAGTAGAGGAGTTTCTGGAAGCATCAGTACGGTAAAAGCTTTCAAAAATGAAGGGAAGATCCTCTTGTTTGATCCCACTCCCATTATCATTGATTTCTACAATAACTTCATTAGCTTCAGAGAATAACTGTACCTGAATTTTCTTATTATCCTTATCCATATATTTCATACTGTTTTGAGTAATATTAGTAATGACTCGTTTCAATTTATCTCTATCTGCTTCTACGATATAAGCCTCATTTTTATTTGCTATAAGTGTTGCACTGCCTTGTTCTTTTTCTAAATGAAATGCTAATTCATCAATAAAATCACTAAAAAAAGCGTATAAATCAACCTTTTCAAAATGAAATGAAATCTGTTGTAAATCTAGCCGAGAGTATAAAAATAATTCATCAATTAGTGCATCCATATCATTTGCTGTTTTAGAAATGATGTTTAAATACTTATCTAACTTCTCTGGAGTATTTGCTACACCATCTTGAATACCTTTGATATAGCCTTTGATAGAGGTTAGTGGTGTTTTTAGATCATGAGAAATGCTAGCAATAAGCTCTTGTCGATTTTGTTCATATTTTTCTCGAGCTGCTTTAGCATCTTTTAATTTAATTCGCATCGCGTCAAAGGTATTTGTTAGTTCACCTAATTCATCCCTCTTCTCAGATTTTAGAGGAGAATCTAAATCACCATTACCAACTTTTTTCGCTGCAATAGATAATTTCTGGAGTGGAGAAATAATACTTTTAGAGACAACATAGGTTAGAATGCCGTTTGTAACGACTAAAATAAAAGCCATCGCAACAAAACGGAGACCAATAAACCATTTCATTTCAGCACCTTGCGGATTTCCTTGAAAAACAACGAATAATAGGTATCCCAAAGCTATTTCTAATAAGAAAAAGGAAATAATCGGGATCAAAATCATTCCTATATTTGATAAAATTAAGCGCTTTTTAATAGACAATGATTGTCACCTCCCATTTCTCCTTTAACTTATGATATTACAATTCGACTAAACCTGTAAAACAGTTATCTATTTTTCTGATCTATGATAGGAACAATGATCGCACATAAGCCGGAAGTGTAAAAGGGTAAAAACTTAATACCAAGAGCTTTACCAAAAAAAGTCCAGCCAATAACACCAATAAAACTAGATAATGCAATTCCAAGGATAAAACCACCAATAATTCCGACCAATATAGCTAACATTAATCTCATTTTAAAACCTCATTTCTTTGTTTGAAAATAAATTTCCATGATTGGGTTAGCATGAAAATGGATAGGAGAAATAGTAAAAGACCAATAATAGGATGTAATACTCCAATCCATGGTAGTATTCCTCTTATATTTGCAGTGAAGTACATTAGAAAAATACCTGTAAATAAACCGAATATCTGCCAATATGCCCAGCGTGGTAAATTACTAATAAACGCGAAAATTAGTAGAAGAACAGGTAAAGTAAATCCAAATAAATGTACAAACATCGTATGCTTCATCCAATTTGCAGCATGAAGAAATATCGCCATTCCTGCAAACAAGAATTGAAGTGTTACTGATAAAGTAAAAATGCTTACTAAAATGAAAAAAGTTATTCTTCCAATAGAAACTCGAAGCTGTGTTGATTGCAATTTCATTTCCTCCTTTGTTTTGATTGCTAAAGATAACTTACAAAGGAAATATAAATTGCTTCTTATGAAATTCTTAAATAATTATTAAATTTAGGAGGGAGGAGGAATGTAAGGGAAATCAAATCGATCTCAACCGAAGCAAATATCTTTAGAGCAATAAGTGAAGAAAGATATGCCAAGGAAACATTCAATGGTGAACTATTTCTCCAGTTGAATGATATGCGCCCCAGAAGTTAGATTTATTTGGTCTAACTTCTGGGGCGCATATCAATGCTTTATCCACTTTTATTTTAATAGTGATACATAAAGGTAAGTCATTTATGACTATGACGCACTATCCACAGCTATTTGTAATGCATTTATTGGATTGTCGGTACTCTCATCAATTTCATAAACACTATTACCTTGCTGCCAACGGATAACTGTTTCAGGATGATCTCCAAAGTCATTAATATCAATTACTCCACGCTGATCAGGAGCAGGGAGATAATTTGTTTCTAAATAATCGACTACAGTTCTGGCAAGCTCTTCTCCATTCTCATAATTTCCGGTTGCATATTCAGGATCAGTTGGTGCATTTACTCGAATCATCCATTTCCCTTCATTCCAAGAAATATATTGGTGACCGGTAGCCCCTTCTGAGAGAGCCTTGATACCATACCCAAGTTCAATGTTTGTTTGTTCCACTACTTCATAGTTGTCAATGGCATCGATGGCTTCCTGCTCACTGGAGTAATCTTTTTGTTTTATATTATTATTGGAAGTGCCCTCGCTATCTGTATCTTCTTCTCCTTCTCCAGAAGCTGCTCCATCATTATTAGATTCACCGGCTTCTGTTTGCTGTTCCTCATCCAATTCATATTCTGGTTGGGAGACATCAATTTCATCTGGTGAAGGATCATTCCCTCCTTGACATGCACTTAGGATAAGTAAGATTGTTATTCCTGAGATTACAAAACCCAACCTTTTCAGGCTCATGATATACCACTCCTTCCAGTGTATATATTTCCCTTCTTTTGTAAAACGAATCCTAAGCTTTATAATAGGGAACAAGTAGATATATAGCTCTTTCACAAAGGGGGAAGGGAATTGGATATTGAATTTTATATTTTTATCAAAAACCCTGATATAGAAAAATTTAATTCTAAAAAGTAGATTTAATTCTTTCATAATGAAGTTGGAATAGACGTTGTAGTTTTTTCAAATATGATTTGTAGTGAATTTCATTTTCTTCCAGCGTCAAAAATGGAAAGATTCTTATACAATTTTAAAGGCATGCCTATTCTGTAGCGTTGTTATATAGGGGTTTAGACGCTATACTTAAAGTAAGTATTGAAAACTATACTGAATACTAGGTAGAATTAATGATGGAAAGAGATGAGAGCAAGCATTGATTCCATCTTTTTTGATAATATGGAGGTGTAGATTTATGAAGAAAATTTCTCTACTCATGTTATTTTGCACATTTCTTACTATAGTAGCCTGTAATAAAGAAGCTCCTAAATCAATTTCCATCCCACAACCAATATTTGATTCAGAAAATCTTTCCATAACAGTTTTATCCTCCACCCTAGAAAAGTTAGAAATCGAACTGCAAAACAATACTTCAGTTGATCTAACCACAAGCAATTATTATGTAATTGAACATTATATGGATAGTGAATGGAAAGAAGTACCATTATCGCTAAATGTGGAGGATGTTGAAATTCATCTTCCTGCTAATGAAGCTCATCCATTTACGATTGAATTATATCCGGAGCAACATGAATACGAATTGGGGAAATATCGTGTAGAGAAAACTGTTTCAACCGCAAATGGGGTAATACATCCTATAATTGAATTTCATATAGAATAGTTTCTCAAAACAAGGAAGTATGACTTAAAATAGCAATTAATCCTCAATAATTTCAATAAATCTTACTTTATCAAAAATTTGTATCTCCCAACCTTCAGCATCTTCAATAAGATCATATGAAATTCCCAAATCATCTACATTGGAAAGAGGAAATTTGAGATAAATTTCTTCATTATCTACTTAAAAAACACCTGTTTGTTCACCAATGATCCAGTAGTCAGCATCTATTTTCATTGTCTCTTTTAAAAACAAAATATATTTTTCTCCCTTAGCAAAAGGTTCGACAGAATTAACTAGCACTTCACTAGTTCCATCTTGCTTGATAGTAATTACTGGATTTGCACTTCCTTTGAACACCTGATTAATCTGTGCCTGAAAAACGGTATAAGGCATACCAATTTCCTTATCTGTTTCTTTTACTTTATCCATAATGGTAATTTCAGCAATTAGATTTGCCTGTTCTTTGGCTTCCTCCAACTCAAACGCTAGTACTTCAGCTTCAATTCCAGATTGAATAACATCTTCCTCATAAGTATATTCACTTTTTTCGTCACCCGTGTTGTATATGCCATACACAAATAAATAGATCAATAAAAATAAAATATACCTCATTTTTAAACCCTCCTTTTTGATAAGACGTAAAAAACGGGTCTTATGTTACAGCTTGATTTTTTACAATGAGTTTGATTGAGTAGTATAGAAGGGAGGGCGTAGAATGAAACAAAATTTTGATTTCAAACGCAATCGAACCTTTATT contains the following coding sequences:
- the purF gene encoding amidophosphoribosyltransferase, encoding MLAEIKSINEECGVFGIWGHDKAAELTYYGLHSMQHRGQEGAGIVVSKEGRLKGFKQLGLVNDVFKHINFDDFNGRIGLGHVRYATQGGNELANVQPLVFQSLTGGMALAHNGNLINATKLRETLEKKGSIFQTTSDTEVLAHLIKRDGVVNEATITNALNHVKGAYAYLVLEDDTLYAALDPDGIRPLSIGKLEDAYVIASETCAFDQIGATFERDVLPGELIKINQNGLTSSRFASPKKRNLCAMEYVYFSRPDSNLNNVNVHASRKQMGKELAKEAYIDVDLVIGVPDSSISAAIGYAEESKLPYEMGIIKNRYVGRTFIQPSQELRELGVKMKLAPVRSIVEGKRIVMIDDSIVRGTTSKRIVKMLKDAGAREVHVRIASPAITNPCYYGIDMPTKEELLRANYSVEEISEIIGADSLAYLSQQGLEKAIIKEETTDQGVCMACMTGNYPLAVTDDI
- the purQ gene encoding phosphoribosylformylglycinamidine synthase subunit PurQ, yielding MKVAVIVFPGSNCDMDMYHAAKEIVGAEAILVWYTDTHLLEDVDGILIPGGFSYGDYLRCGAMAANSDIMSKIKEHAEKGKPVLGVCNGFQILTEAGLLPGALMRNKNLSFMCHYEELVVEDNESAFTTLYEEKEIVRFPIAHGEGNYFCDEETLKELRANNQIAFTYKNNPNGSVADIAGIRNKAGNVLGMMPHPERAVEVLLGSEDGLRLFQSMIANWRSGNAVNA
- the purB gene encoding adenylosuccinate lyase encodes the protein MIERYTREEMGNIWTEENKFKAWLEVEILACEAWSELGFIPKEDVKRIRKDASFDIQRIYEIEKETRHDVVAFTRAVSETLGEERKWMHYGLTSTDVVDTALSYLLKQANEILRKDLQRFITILEVKAKEHKHTVMMGRTHGVHAEPTTFGLKMALWYEEMKRNLERFEFAAKNVEFGKISGAVGTYANIDPFVEEYVCSKLGTSPAPVSTQTLQRDRHAAYLSTLALIATSIEKFATEIRGLQKTETREVEERFAKGQKGSSAMPHKRNPIGSENMTGMARVIRGYMVTAYENVSLWHERDISHSSAERIILPDATIALDYMLHRFGNIVENLTVFPENMKRNMNRTYGVIFSQRVLLSLIDKGMAREEAYDIVQPKAMEAWETATPFKALIEQEARITSKLTQEEIDDCFDYTYHLKNVDQIFTKIGLA
- the purS gene encoding phosphoribosylformylglycinamidine synthase subunit PurS, which gives rise to MRKVQVYITLKHGVLDPQGKAIKTSLDSLGYPDIEDVRVGKYVELQVKEGPELESKVIQMCEQLLANPVIEDYRIELEEA
- the purL gene encoding phosphoribosylformylglycinamidine synthase subunit PurL is translated as MQLTHNIDPKTIEQEQMYREMGLSDKEFEKIKVILGRRPNFTETGIFSVMWSEHCSYKTSKPLLRKFPTEGPHVLQGPGEGAGVIDIGDEQAVVFKVESHNHPSAIEPYQGAATGVGGIIRDVFSMGARPIALMNSLRFGLLTTNRSKYLFSEVVAGIAGYGNCVGVPTVGGEIQFDESYEDNPLVNAMCVGLINHQDIQKGIAAGIGNTILYAGAPTCRDGIHGATFASDDLTEDSNKDRPAVQVGDPFLGKLLVEACLEVIHSDALVGIQDMGAAGLTSSASEMASKAGNGIEMNLDLIPQREQNMTAYEMMLSESQERMLLCVKSGHEQEIIAIFEKYGLQSVPVGKVIEEKVFRITHHDEIVANIPVDSLADDAPVYHLPSKEAAFYKAFQQMDVKTPIVENYGETLKQLLQRPTIASKEWVYDQYDSMVQTNTVVSPGSDAAVIRIKGTDKALAITTDCNSRYIYLDPEKGGKIAVAEAARNIICSGAKPLGLTDGLNFGNPTNPEIFWQMEKTVDGMSAACKALQTPVISGNVSLYNQSKGKSIYPTPIVGMVGLHESTAHITSSFFQESGDFIYLIGETYNEFGGSELQFIHDGKYAGKAPHIDLDVEVKRQEKLLSLIQQGKIQSAHDLTEGGLGVALAESLFSAPSLGAEITLSGDTTIMLFSETQSRFLVTVKPENQATFEAVFADAAKLGQVTADAQLTITANNEIILQEDVATLKALWKGAIPCLLKSKV
- the purC gene encoding phosphoribosylaminoimidazolesuccinocarboxamide synthase; translation: MELELLYEGKAKKVYQSSMNENHLILSYKNDATAFNGEKKAQFTGKGRLNNEISSILFKALEERGIESHFIKQLDSITQMVQKTDIIPLEVVIRNIATGSITKRLAIPEKSPFEPALVELFYKNDELGDPLINDEEAIYLTNLTVENLNEIKEKARSINQVLTEIFATIGVRLIDFKLEFGRNQDGEIILSDEISPDTCRLWDMNTNEKLDKDVFRQGTGDLITVYEEILNRLEEQL